The Chitinophaga lutea genome contains the following window.
TTGTGCGTTGCTGCTGATCTGTGGGCCGGCAGGCGCCCAGCGCATCAGTAAAGCGGAAGTGAGCCGCATCATTTCGGTGCTGGCGGCCGACAGCATGCAGGGGCGCGCAACCTACTCGCCCGGTATCGAAATGGCTTCCCTGTTCATTGAAGATGAGTTTAAAAAAGCAGGCCTGGAGCCGCTGCCGGGCCTCACCGGTTACCGGCAGGCCTTCGCCACGGTGGGCCGCCGCATACGCCCGGTGGATTCCGTTACGGCGGAAGAAAATCCCCGCTACCTGCACAATGTGGTGGGCATGATCCGCGGTACGGACAAGCCGGAGGAATATGTGATCTTTTCGGGTCACTACGATCATATCGGCATCCAGAAGGCCGAGGCGGAAGATAGTGTCGCCAATGGCGCGGACGACGATGCTTCGGGCATCACGGCCGTTATCCTGCTGGCCAACTATTTCAAACAGCATCCGCCCGCCAGGAGCGTCATCTTTGCCGCATTCACCGCAGAAGAGATCGGCGGCTTCGGCTCGCGTTACTTCTCCCAGCAGCTGGCTCCCGAAAAGATCGTGGCGATGTTCAACATAGAAATGATCGGGAAAGAATCGAAGTTCGGCCGTAACAGCGCGTTCATTACCGGTTTTGAACGATCAGACTTCGGCACCATCCTGCAAAAGAACCTCGAAGCCTCCACGTTCCGTTTTCACCCGGACCCTTATCCGGAGCAGCGATTGTTCTACCGCTCGGACAATGCCACCCTGGCCCGCCTCGGTGTGCCGGCGCATACCATTTCCACCACGCAGATCGATAAAGACACCCTTTATCATTCCGTGAACGACGAAGTGGAAAGCCTGGACATGCAGAACATTGCGGACATCATCGAAGCCATCGCCGTAAGCGCTAAAAGCATCGTTGGCGGGGTAGATGCGCCCACGCGCATTGCGAAGGAAGAAAAACAATAGCATTGAACCGGCGGCCCTGAGCCCCGGCAATAAAAAAAGCGGCTGTATCCGGTGGGACGCAGCCGCTTTTTTTATTGAATCAATGCTTACGGGAAACGCAGTTCCGCCACCACCGAAAAGTGGTCGGATGCAAACAGTCCCTTCCAGGTTTGGGAGATGGTAGCGTGTTTGTTCACGCCCCAGTTCCCTTTCAGGAAAATATAATCGATCGGCTCGTTGCCGATATCGTGGGCGCGGAAGCTGTTGAAAGTGCTGTTAGGGCCGTAATGCGGCGTTTTGCTGATGGCTTTCGCATCGGTGAGGCGCTGAGGGTCCTGCTGGTTCACGATCACCTGGATGGGCTCGTCGGTGGGTGTGGCGTTGAAGTCGCCGGTGATCACCACGGGCGTTTTGCCGGCGATCTCCTGCACTTTTTTCAGCAACAGCTTAGCGCTTTCGCGGCGGGCTACCTTGCCGATATGGTCGAAGTGGGTATTAAAATGATAGAATTCCTTTTTGGTTTTATTGTCGCGGAAGCGGCCGTAGGTCACGATGCGGCAGATGGCGGCATCCCAGCCCTTGCTGCCCACGGTTTCCGGTGTTTCAGACAGCCAGAAGGTACGCTGGTCGAGCAAAGTGAGGCGGGCGGCATCGTAGAAGATGGCGGAAAACTCGCCTTTTTTATCACCGTCGTCGCGGCCCACACCGATGAATTTATAACCGGGCAGCGCCTTGGCCAGGTCGTCCATCTGGTCCCACAGGGCTTCCTGTACGCCCAGCACCTGCGGCTGATGGAAAAGAATCTGCGAGGCCACCTTGTCTTTCCGGTTGGGCCATGCATTCACGCTATCCCGCGGGGTGTTGTAGCGGATATTAAATGTCATTACCGTCAGGGTCTTATCCTGGGCGAAGGTGGTTAATGCGCTTATCAAACAAAGCAGCAGCGCAGACGCGGTCTTTTTCATAGTTACCAAGATAGAAATTTTTTCCGGCGGGTGCAGCGTGTTGACGCAAATTTAACGGCACAAAAAAGGCGCACCTGTACGGTGCGCCCTTTCTATTGCTATGGCAGGTTTTATTTCAGGTCTTTCATGATTTCCTGTACCGCTTTTTCCAGCTGCGGGTCTTTCCCTTCGAGGCGGTCGGTAAACGTGGTTTTCACGTAAATGTCCGGCGCCACGCCTTCTTTCTCGAGGTTCTTCCCGTCGAGCGTATAACAGCCCCAGGAAGGCAGGCGGTAGAAAGAGCCGTCCACCAGTCCTTTCCCGGAGGTGAAAATGATCCAGCGGTAGGTTTCCGTACCGATGATTTTACCCAGTTTCAGGGCTTTAAAACCGGCGGCGGTCATTTCGGCGTCGCTGAGCGACTGCTCATTGATCAGCAGCACGATGGGTTTGCCGGCAGGCGCGAAATTCGGCTGGGGTGAAAGTTTGCCGCCGCGGTACTGCCATTGCAGGTAGGGGCGCTGGGCCAGGAAGCGCAGTACCTCATCATGAACGTTGCCGCCGGTGTTATAACGGAGGTCGAGGATGAGGGCGTCTTTCTGCGCAATTTTCCCGGTCATGTCGATCAGGAATTTATCCAGTTCGCCGGTACCCATATTTTTCATACAGGTGTAAGCGATGCGGTTGTTGCCGAGCTGGTCTACTTTCTTCTCGTTGCTGTAAATCCAGTCGTCGTATAGCTGGTCGCCCAGCTCTCCGATGCTTTGCGGATGCAGCCTTACGTCGAACGGTTTGCCGCCGCGCTCGAAGGTGAGGGTGATTTCCCGCTCAAATGAAGGCCGGGTAAAATACTGGTCGCGGCAGGCGGCTTTGTTCACCGTTTCGCCGTTTACTTTGGTGAGCACGTCGCCGGGTTTTACATCCACCCCTGATTTGTCCGCATTGCTGTTGGGTACGATGCTTTCCACGGTGTAAGGTTTCTGCTGGTCGAACAGGATGCCCGTTTCCATGGTGCGGTAGCTGAGGGCGATTTTTTCGTCTTCGCCGCCGGTGTTGAAGCCGAGGTGCGAAGAGTTCAGTTCGCCGAGCATGTCGTTGAGCAGTACGCGCAGGTCGCCGCGGTTATTGATGTACGGCAGATAACGGGCATAGTCGTCGCGCACCTTGCTCCAGTTGGTGCCGTGGAAGTCGGCGTTATAGAAGTTCTCTTCCACGTTGGCCCAGGTTTCGTAGAAAATCTGGTCGAATTCCTGGCGCAGGTTGCGGTAGAAGGGGGTGCTGATGTTGATGCCTTCGATTTTGTTGGCATCGGGGTTCAGCTTCTGGATGTTGCCGCCGGCGAGCATGTACAGCTTGCCGTCTGCCTCCACGATGCTGCCGCCGCCGCTTTCCGTACCGGCGATTTTATCCGTTTTGGACGCCTCGAACGGTTCGGAAACGGTTTTCCAGATACCGGGCTTGCCGTCGTGATTGGAAGAATAATAAACGGTGGTCTTTTCTCCTTTTTTATTGATGAAGATCGGGCCATACTGCGAACCGAAATCGGGGCTTACGAGCTCAATCCGCTTCATGATGCGCGCGGTGTTGATATCGATGGAAGACGGTGCGGGCGAGGCTTTGGAGGTGTCTTTCTTTTCCTCCTTTCTAAACAGCTCGTCGAACTTGTCCGCACGGAACGGCGCATCGAATTTGTCGAGCGCGAGGCGGTAAATCCTTGGGTTGTTGAGGCCGAAAGGATACGCCGGCTTGGTGCGGGAGGAAGTGAAATAAATGTACTTTCCGTCGGGCGACCAGTACGGATTCGTTTCTGTGACACCGGTATTGGTGAGGTTGACGGTGGTATTTTTTTTCAGGTTATGCACCATGATGTCCTGCTCGAAATTGCGGAAAGCGGTGAACACCACGTATTCGTCGTTCGGTGAAAAGCGCGGATCGGCATTCTGGAAGGCCCAAAGCTCGTCTTTGGCGATGGTGCGTGAATCCAGCGTTTTCAGATCCAACACCCGCACTTCATCGCGGCCGCTGAGATATACGGCCATGGTGCGGGTTTTGTTCATGTTGATGTCGCGGTTGCTCCTTTTGTCTTTGGTCAGCTCTTTAGGCGTGCCTTTGCCGTCTGCCGCCACGGTGTAGAGGTTCTGGTAGCCGTTCAGCGTCTGGTTAAAGAGCAGGGTGCGGTTATCGGCCATCCACAACACTTCCAGGGCGCGTTCCGCGGGCCGGGGGATCTGGCGCACGAATTTCCCTTCGATGTCAGACACAAAAATCTCGCCGCGGGAAATAAAGGCAAGCTTTTTCCCGTCGGGCGATACATCGAAATTGGAGATTTTATCTTTTACGTCAAACCCTTGTTCCTTGGGTAACACGGGGTTCCGGTATATTTTGATGGGTACTTTTTCAGCCTTGCCGGAAGCCACATCGTACAGCCATACCTGGTAGTCTTTTTCAAACACCACCTTCCCGCCGTCTGCATTGGCAAACGGGCGTTTGATGGAGGTGGAAAAGCTGGTGAGGGCTTTTTTCTGCCCGTTGCTGAAGGTATAGAGGTTGTATTCGCCGTTCGCTTCGTCCGATGCGAAATAGATGGCGCCTTTTTTATCGATGGTGGCCCAGAAGTCTTTGCCGCGGTAATCGGTATACCGCTTGTAAGCTTTGGTGGCGGGGATATACGACTGAATATCGGGGTTGAAATCGCCCTTATATCTTTTACGGTTGGCCTGGAAGCTGCTCTCCCAGGTGTCGTTGAAGAACAGTTCGCCGCTGGTGGGGTGTTCCACCACGTTGTGCGTTACGTTGAAATAGTGGTTAAACACCCGTGCGGGTGTGCCGCCTTCGATGCCGAGCTTGTAGCTGGCGGCGTTGCCGCTGCGGCTGGAGGCGAAATAAACGTATTTCGAGTCCCAGCTCCAGGATTCGAGCTGATCGCCCGCCTCGTGCATGGTGAGCTGCCTGATTTCACCGCCCTGCAGCGGCATCAGGAAAATATCGGCGTTACCGTACTGGAAGGCGGTAAAGGCCACCCATTTCCCGTCGGGCGATATTTTAGGGAGTATTTCGTTGCCCTGCATGGCGGTGAGGCGAACGGCCTGGGGATTCTGTACATCGGCTTTCCAGAGGTCGCCTTCAAAGCTGAACACCACGGTTTTGCCGTCGGGGCTGAGCGTAGGGTATGTGGTGAAGTAGGCTTCCGTGCTTTGTGCGTAGACCGGGAGGGATAGTGCGGCTGACAGTAAGCCTGCTAACAATGATCTCATAAGCTGCAAGATTTTAGTTTTCCATGGGAAATTAAGAAGGAAATGGGGTTTGCCGAAACCGTTCGTCATGTATTTTGAGGAAAATGGGATGAAACAGGGGGCTGAAAAGGCCGGGAACCCGCCCAGGCATGATAAGAAGAAATGATACTGCGGTGGCGGCGCAGACCCTGTAAAATTATAAAGGCCGCTTGTTACAAGCGGCCTTTATCTATCAGACATTGAGTGTGTGCTTATATCACCACGTTGATCATCTTCCCTTTCACAAAAATCACCTTCTTCGGTGGTTTGCCTTCCGTCCATTTCAGTATCACTTCATTGGCCAGTGCGATGGCGGAAACTTCCGCTTCCGTGGCTTCGAGTGAAATGTTGATGGTGGTGCGGAGTTTGCCGTTTACAGACACGGGATATTCCTTGGTGCTTTCGGTCACGTATTGCGCGTCGAAAACGGGGAAAGCTGCATCCAGCACGGAGCCGCTGTTGCCGATGAGGTGCCACAGCTCCTCGCATACGTGCGGGGCGTAGGGCGTCAGCAGTACCAGCAATTGTTCGAGGATGGCTTTTTTATGGCACTTCAGGTCGGTGAGCTCGTTCACGCACACCATAAAGCCGCTCACGGCGGTGTTGAACGAAAGCCGCTCGGAATCCTCTTCGATTTTACGGATGGTTTTATGGAGCGCCTTCAGTTCTTCTGCTGTGGGGGCCGCGTTCTGTACGATGAGGCCTTTTTGTTCGTCTGCAAACAGGCGCCAGAATTTTTTGAGGAAGCGGTGCACGCCTTCGATCCCTTTTGTTTCCCAGGGCTTGCTTTGCTCCACCGGGCCGAGGAACATTTCGTACATGCGGAAGGTGTCCGCACCGAATCTGTCTACCACCACATCGGGGTTTACCGTATTGAAGAGGCGTTTGCTCATTTTTTCGGTCAGCGTGCCGCAGATGTATTTCCCGTCTTCGAGGATGAACTGTGCCGTGGCATACTCCGCGCGCCAGTTTTTAAAGGCGTTGAGGTCAAGTTCCAGCCCGTCTACGATGTTCACGTCCACGTGCAGCTCGTCGGTCTCATACTGGTCGCGGAGGCCGGCGGAAACGAACTGGTTGGTGCCGCGCAGGCGGTACACGAGGCGGGAGCTGCCGGTGATCATGCCCTGGTTCACCAGTTTTTTATACGGTTCGTCGAAGCCGATGTGCCCGAGGTCGAACAGTACTTTCGTCCACATCCGGGAATACAGCAGGTGGCCCACGGCGTGCTCGGTGCCGCCGATGTAAAGGTCTACCTGGCCCCAGTAGTCGGATATTTTACGGTCGCAGAAATTACTGTCGTTGTTCGGGTCCATATACCGGAGGAAATACCAGCTGCTGCCGGCATAACCGGGCATGGTGCTGGTTTCGCGGCGCAGGGAGGTACCGGGTTCCGCGGGCAGGTTCACCCAGCCGGTAATATTGGCCAACGGGCCTTCGCCGTCTTCACCGGGCGTGTAGTGCTCCACGTGGGGCAGTTCCAGCGGCAGTTCATCCGGGTTCATGGCCTCGGGAACGCCGTTGCGGTATACGATCGGGAAGGGCTCGCCCCAGTAACGCTGGCGGCTGAAGCCGGCGTCGCGCATTTTATAGTTAATCTGCCTTTTGCCGATGCCGAGTGTCTCAATTTTACTGATCACCATCTCCATGGCTTCTTTCATCTCCACGCCGGTGATGAAGTTGCTGTTGAAGAGTTTGCCTTCCTTGGTGGGATTGGCTTCCTCGCCATTGAACGCATCGCCCAGGATGTTGGTGATGGGGATGTTGAAGTGTTTGGCAAAGTTGAAATCGCGCTGGTCGCCGCAGGGCACGGCCATAATGGCCCCGGTGCCGTAGCCGGCCAGTACGTATTCGGATATCCAGATGGGGATCTGGCGGCCGTCGAACGGGTTGATGGCGTATGCGCCGGTGAAACAGCCGGTGATGAGTTTCACGTCGGCCATCCGCTCGCGTTCGGAACGGCTCTGCACGTAATCTTTATAGTCGTTTACGGCCTGCATCTGCGCTTCGCTCGTAATCGCGTCTACCAGTTCATGCTCAGGGGCCACCACCATGAAATCCACCCCGAAAATAGTGTCGGGGCGGGTGGTGTACACCACGAGGCTTTCCATGCTGCCGGCGATGTTGAACTTGATTTCGGCACCCTGGCTTTTACCTATCCAGTTGCGCTGCATATCTTTCATGGCTTCGCTGAAGGTCACTTTCTCCAGGCCTTCGAGCAGGCGGTCTGCATACTCCGTGATACGCAGGAACCACTGCCGCATTTTTTTCTTGATCACAGGGTGGCCGCCGCGTTCGCTGACGCCGTTGATCACCTCGTCATTAGCCAGTACTGTACCGAGGGCGGGGCACCAGTTCACTTCCGCGTAGGCCAGGTAGCCGAGGCGGTATTCCATGAGGATTTCCTGCTGTTGTTCGTACGTATAGTCGTTCCAGCTGTCGGCGCTGAAGCGGATGGCGCGGTCGCCGGGGCATTCGTGGTGCAGGTTGCCTTCCGCCTCGAAAATGCGCACGAGGGTTTCGATCTTCTCTGCTTTGCCGGCCTGGCGATTGTACCAGCTGCCGAACAGCTGCAGGAAGATGCGCTGCGTCCATTTATAGTAAGAGGGGTCGCTGGTGCGGATTTCGCGGCTCCAGTCGTACGAAAACCCGATATTGTCCAGCTGGCTCCGGAAAGCCCGGATGTTCTGCTCCGTGGTTACGGCCGGATGCTGCCCTGTTTCCAGCGCATATTGCTCCGCCGGCAGCCCGAAGGCGTCGTAACCCATGGGGTGCAGCACATTAAAGCCTTTGAGGCGTTTATAACGGGCGTAAATGTCCGACGCGATGTAACCCAGCGGATGCCCCACATGGAGGCCCGCCCCGGAGGGGTAGGGGAACATGTCCAGCACATAACATTTGGGCTTCGTACTGGTGTTGCTTATCTTGTAAGCACCGGTTTCAACCCAGTGCTGCTGCCATTTTCGCTCTATTTGCCTGAAATTATACTCCATACCAGAATGGCCCCGGTGAGGGGCGTTTATAGTAAATTAAATATTTATGCCTCAATTTCCAACCGGTGTTCATATGCATATAATAAAAAATGTTAAAATACCGTTTGGGATGGCAAAAGTAAACATAACTGCCAATTTTTATTATTTTCGCCTCTAAACTATCGATGAATGGCTCAATCAGGGAAATCGTCAGCAAAGAAATCGAAGCCTTCTTATATCTATTCGATCATCGGGATCACGCTTGTGCTGCTGCTGCTCGGAGTGCTCGGTCTTTTTATGATTAACGCCAAAAAGCTGAGTGACTACTATAAGGAAAGCATAGAATTGCAGGTGATCCTCAGGGACAATGTAAAGGAACCACAGGCTTTGTTATTAAAAGATTCACTCGCCGTTTTGCCGTTTGTACGGAAGATCCAGTACGTGTCGAAGGATATGGCGGCTGAAAGATTCAAAAAAGAGAACCCGGAGGAAAATTTCGCTGTACTGGGCTTCAACCCCCTGTATGCGAGCATCGATATCAGCCTGTATGCGCGTTATGTGCATCCGGACAGCCTCGCCGCCATCGAGAAAAACATCGCAGGTCGCAGCACCGTACGGGAACTGTACTACCAGCGCACCCTGGTGAGCGAGGTACTGGATAAGGCCAAGTCCATCGGCCTGGTTATCCTGGTGATCTGTATCATCATGGCGATCGTGGTGCTGTTCCTGATCGATAATACCATCCGCCTGGCGATGTTCAGCAACCGTTTCCTGATCAAAACCATGCAGATGGTGGGCGCTACACGCTGGTTCATCGCCAAGCCATTCGATATCCGGAGCATCATCAACGGCGGCATCAGTGCCCTGCTGGCCATTGCCGGCCTGATCGTGCTGATCTATTTCGCGGAATCCGCGCTGCCCGAGGTGAGAAGCATGCGGGACTATTTTATGACGGGGCTGCTGTTCCTCGGTTTGATCGTGATCGGCATC
Protein-coding sequences here:
- the leuS gene encoding leucine--tRNA ligase; this translates as MEYNFRQIERKWQQHWVETGAYKISNTSTKPKCYVLDMFPYPSGAGLHVGHPLGYIASDIYARYKRLKGFNVLHPMGYDAFGLPAEQYALETGQHPAVTTEQNIRAFRSQLDNIGFSYDWSREIRTSDPSYYKWTQRIFLQLFGSWYNRQAGKAEKIETLVRIFEAEGNLHHECPGDRAIRFSADSWNDYTYEQQQEILMEYRLGYLAYAEVNWCPALGTVLANDEVINGVSERGGHPVIKKKMRQWFLRITEYADRLLEGLEKVTFSEAMKDMQRNWIGKSQGAEIKFNIAGSMESLVVYTTRPDTIFGVDFMVVAPEHELVDAITSEAQMQAVNDYKDYVQSRSERERMADVKLITGCFTGAYAINPFDGRQIPIWISEYVLAGYGTGAIMAVPCGDQRDFNFAKHFNIPITNILGDAFNGEEANPTKEGKLFNSNFITGVEMKEAMEMVISKIETLGIGKRQINYKMRDAGFSRQRYWGEPFPIVYRNGVPEAMNPDELPLELPHVEHYTPGEDGEGPLANITGWVNLPAEPGTSLRRETSTMPGYAGSSWYFLRYMDPNNDSNFCDRKISDYWGQVDLYIGGTEHAVGHLLYSRMWTKVLFDLGHIGFDEPYKKLVNQGMITGSSRLVYRLRGTNQFVSAGLRDQYETDELHVDVNIVDGLELDLNAFKNWRAEYATAQFILEDGKYICGTLTEKMSKRLFNTVNPDVVVDRFGADTFRMYEMFLGPVEQSKPWETKGIEGVHRFLKKFWRLFADEQKGLIVQNAAPTAEELKALHKTIRKIEEDSERLSFNTAVSGFMVCVNELTDLKCHKKAILEQLLVLLTPYAPHVCEELWHLIGNSGSVLDAAFPVFDAQYVTESTKEYPVSVNGKLRTTINISLEATEAEVSAIALANEVILKWTEGKPPKKVIFVKGKMINVVI
- a CDS encoding S41 family peptidase; translation: MRSLLAGLLSAALSLPVYAQSTEAYFTTYPTLSPDGKTVVFSFEGDLWKADVQNPQAVRLTAMQGNEILPKISPDGKWVAFTAFQYGNADIFLMPLQGGEIRQLTMHEAGDQLESWSWDSKYVYFASSRSGNAASYKLGIEGGTPARVFNHYFNVTHNVVEHPTSGELFFNDTWESSFQANRKRYKGDFNPDIQSYIPATKAYKRYTDYRGKDFWATIDKKGAIYFASDEANGEYNLYTFSNGQKKALTSFSTSIKRPFANADGGKVVFEKDYQVWLYDVASGKAEKVPIKIYRNPVLPKEQGFDVKDKISNFDVSPDGKKLAFISRGEIFVSDIEGKFVRQIPRPAERALEVLWMADNRTLLFNQTLNGYQNLYTVAADGKGTPKELTKDKRSNRDINMNKTRTMAVYLSGRDEVRVLDLKTLDSRTIAKDELWAFQNADPRFSPNDEYVVFTAFRNFEQDIMVHNLKKNTTVNLTNTGVTETNPYWSPDGKYIYFTSSRTKPAYPFGLNNPRIYRLALDKFDAPFRADKFDELFRKEEKKDTSKASPAPSSIDINTARIMKRIELVSPDFGSQYGPIFINKKGEKTTVYYSSNHDGKPGIWKTVSEPFEASKTDKIAGTESGGGSIVEADGKLYMLAGGNIQKLNPDANKIEGINISTPFYRNLRQEFDQIFYETWANVEENFYNADFHGTNWSKVRDDYARYLPYINNRGDLRVLLNDMLGELNSSHLGFNTGGEDEKIALSYRTMETGILFDQQKPYTVESIVPNSNADKSGVDVKPGDVLTKVNGETVNKAACRDQYFTRPSFEREITLTFERGGKPFDVRLHPQSIGELGDQLYDDWIYSNEKKVDQLGNNRIAYTCMKNMGTGELDKFLIDMTGKIAQKDALILDLRYNTGGNVHDEVLRFLAQRPYLQWQYRGGKLSPQPNFAPAGKPIVLLINEQSLSDAEMTAAGFKALKLGKIIGTETYRWIIFTSGKGLVDGSFYRLPSWGCYTLDGKNLEKEGVAPDIYVKTTFTDRLEGKDPQLEKAVQEIMKDLK
- a CDS encoding M20/M25/M40 family metallo-hydrolase; amino-acid sequence: MKLYLSGLCCALLLICGPAGAQRISKAEVSRIISVLAADSMQGRATYSPGIEMASLFIEDEFKKAGLEPLPGLTGYRQAFATVGRRIRPVDSVTAEENPRYLHNVVGMIRGTDKPEEYVIFSGHYDHIGIQKAEAEDSVANGADDDASGITAVILLANYFKQHPPARSVIFAAFTAEEIGGFGSRYFSQQLAPEKIVAMFNIEMIGKESKFGRNSAFITGFERSDFGTILQKNLEASTFRFHPDPYPEQRLFYRSDNATLARLGVPAHTISTTQIDKDTLYHSVNDEVESLDMQNIADIIEAIAVSAKSIVGGVDAPTRIAKEEKQ
- a CDS encoding cell division protein FtsX yields the protein MAQSGKSSAKKSKPSYIYSIIGITLVLLLLGVLGLFMINAKKLSDYYKESIELQVILRDNVKEPQALLLKDSLAVLPFVRKIQYVSKDMAAERFKKENPEENFAVLGFNPLYASIDISLYARYVHPDSLAAIEKNIAGRSTVRELYYQRTLVSEVLDKAKSIGLVILVICIIMAIVVLFLIDNTIRLAMFSNRFLIKTMQMVGATRWFIAKPFDIRSIINGGISALLAIAGLIVLIYFAESALPEVRSMRDYFMTGLLFLGLIVIGIGISLVSTHRSVMKYLKLKLDDLY
- a CDS encoding endonuclease/exonuclease/phosphatase family protein — translated: MKKTASALLLCLISALTTFAQDKTLTVMTFNIRYNTPRDSVNAWPNRKDKVASQILFHQPQVLGVQEALWDQMDDLAKALPGYKFIGVGRDDGDKKGEFSAIFYDAARLTLLDQRTFWLSETPETVGSKGWDAAICRIVTYGRFRDNKTKKEFYHFNTHFDHIGKVARRESAKLLLKKVQEIAGKTPVVITGDFNATPTDEPIQVIVNQQDPQRLTDAKAISKTPHYGPNSTFNSFRAHDIGNEPIDYIFLKGNWGVNKHATISQTWKGLFASDHFSVVAELRFP